The Cetobacterium somerae ATCC BAA-474 genome contains a region encoding:
- a CDS encoding NAD(+)/NADH kinase, giving the protein MKGTIIYNEDKKEAVKLYHQLTEFFLKNDIEIVPETHVLEAKFAVVIGGDGTLLRASKTLIKNKNIDIFAINAGSLGFLTEIKIDEFEPTFINYLKGIVRKESRQLLEIVIKGEKIDVLNEIVISKKMASSKILNISMNTENTKICDYKADGIIVATPTGSTAYSLSAGGPIVMPQIKAIVVTPLAPHNLATRPIIISGDERLILTLKPGQKGCIIVDGEIEREIEDEEHILVYYSQEKINLILPENRDYYGILRDKLKWGDNLC; this is encoded by the coding sequence TTTTTTGAAAAATGATATAGAGATAGTTCCTGAAACTCATGTATTAGAAGCAAAATTTGCTGTTGTTATAGGAGGAGATGGAACTCTACTTAGAGCTTCTAAAACGCTAATAAAAAATAAAAATATAGATATCTTTGCAATTAATGCAGGTTCTTTAGGCTTTTTAACAGAAATAAAAATAGATGAGTTTGAACCTACTTTTATTAATTATTTAAAAGGAATAGTAAGAAAAGAGAGTAGACAGCTTTTAGAGATAGTTATAAAAGGAGAAAAAATAGATGTGTTAAATGAGATTGTTATTTCTAAAAAAATGGCTAGCTCAAAAATTTTAAATATATCTATGAACACAGAAAATACTAAAATATGTGATTATAAGGCAGATGGAATAATAGTTGCAACACCAACAGGGTCTACGGCGTACTCTCTTTCAGCTGGTGGACCAATAGTTATGCCGCAAATAAAGGCAATAGTTGTAACTCCTTTAGCTCCTCATAATTTGGCAACAAGACCTATAATAATAAGTGGCGATGAAAGGTTAATATTAACTTTAAAACCCGGGCAAAAAGGTTGTATAATAGTAGATGGTGAAATTGAGAGAGAGATAGAAGACGAAGAGCATATATTGGTATATTATTCTCAAGAAAAAATAAATCTTATTTTGCCAGAAAATAGAGATTACTATGGGATTTTGAGAGATAAGTTAAAGTGGGGAGATAATCTATGTTAA
- the recN gene encoding DNA repair protein RecN, translating to MLKELKIENLAIIEKVDLEFKNGLIVLTGETGAGKSIILSGINLLIGEKASADMVRDGEEYLLAQGVFAVNEEQEAELKELGIEAEDNEVIVRRHIDKNGKGKAFVNNIRVPMSSLKEIMGTLVDIVGQHSHQMLLNKSNHLRLLDRFLGDDGIAIKKQLEVIYNEYSSLERRIQDVEKNKRETLEKKEFYEFQLQEIDKVNLKDGEDEKLEEEYKKLFHAGKIKEKLSLTENILKDGEKNALNIIYNSRKNLETISKYGKEFQENLERLERVYYDLQDCVDSIRDLNDDIEADDMRLEKVISRLDAINRLKSKYGDDISTILQYREKIDEKLQLLDENSFQVKKLEKDRNEAKTKYYTLAKKLSDIRKLKAKIIEENLQDELKGLNMGDANFKIEFEESTSMTLSGIDQVEFMISTNVGQGLKPLWKVASGGEVSRIMLAIKVIFSKVDNIPILIFDEIDTGVGGETVRKIANKLQEIGETTQVMSITHSPAIAAKATQQFYIEKKLLDNKTITQVKELDEDERVKEIARMLAGKNISEAVIEHAKELLGDA from the coding sequence ATGTTAAAAGAGTTGAAAATTGAAAATTTAGCTATAATAGAAAAAGTAGATTTAGAGTTTAAAAATGGATTGATTGTTTTAACTGGAGAAACTGGAGCAGGGAAATCAATAATTTTAAGTGGAATAAATCTTTTAATAGGAGAAAAAGCCAGTGCTGATATGGTAAGAGATGGAGAGGAATATCTCTTAGCACAGGGTGTATTTGCAGTTAATGAGGAACAAGAAGCTGAATTAAAAGAGTTAGGCATAGAAGCTGAAGATAATGAAGTTATTGTAAGAAGACATATAGATAAGAATGGAAAAGGAAAAGCTTTTGTAAATAACATAAGAGTACCAATGTCTAGTTTGAAAGAGATAATGGGAACTTTAGTTGATATTGTAGGACAACATTCTCATCAAATGCTTTTAAATAAAAGCAACCATCTAAGACTTTTAGACAGATTTTTAGGTGATGATGGAATTGCTATAAAAAAACAATTAGAAGTTATTTATAATGAATATTCGAGTTTAGAGAGAAGAATTCAAGATGTGGAAAAAAATAAAAGAGAAACTCTTGAAAAAAAGGAATTTTATGAGTTTCAGCTTCAAGAAATTGACAAGGTGAATTTGAAGGATGGAGAAGATGAAAAACTTGAAGAAGAGTATAAAAAACTTTTTCATGCAGGAAAAATAAAGGAAAAGCTATCATTAACAGAGAATATATTAAAAGATGGAGAAAAAAATGCTTTAAATATAATTTATAATAGCAGAAAAAATTTAGAGACAATCTCAAAATATGGAAAAGAATTTCAAGAGAATTTAGAACGGTTAGAGAGAGTTTATTATGATTTACAAGATTGTGTGGACTCTATTAGAGATTTAAATGATGATATAGAAGCAGATGATATGAGACTAGAAAAAGTTATTTCAAGACTTGACGCAATAAATCGTTTAAAATCAAAATATGGAGATGACATTAGTACGATACTTCAATACAGAGAAAAAATCGATGAAAAACTTCAATTATTGGATGAAAATAGTTTTCAAGTAAAAAAATTAGAAAAAGATAGAAACGAAGCTAAAACAAAATACTATACTTTAGCTAAAAAGTTAAGTGATATAAGAAAATTAAAGGCTAAAATTATTGAAGAAAATCTCCAAGATGAATTAAAAGGTCTAAATATGGGAGATGCAAACTTTAAAATTGAATTTGAAGAATCAACATCAATGACTTTAAGTGGAATAGACCAAGTGGAGTTTATGATATCAACAAATGTTGGACAAGGGCTAAAGCCTCTATGGAAAGTAGCTTCAGGTGGAGAAGTTAGTAGAATAATGTTAGCCATAAAAGTTATTTTTTCTAAAGTGGACAATATTCCAATATTAATTTTTGATGAGATTGATACGGGTGTAGGTGGTGAAACTGTTAGAAAGATAGCGAATAAACTTCAAGAGATAGGAGAAACAACACAAGTTATGAGTATAACTCACTCACCTGCTATAGCTGCAAAGGCAACTCAACAATTTTATATAGAAAAAAAACTTTTAGATAATAAAACTATAACACAGGTAAAAGAGTTGGACGAGGATGAAAGAGTCAAAGAGATTGCTAGAATGTTAGCAGGAAAAAATATATCTGAAGCAGTAATAGAACATGCTAAAGAACTATTAGGTGATGCATAA